In one Lolium rigidum isolate FL_2022 chromosome 3, APGP_CSIRO_Lrig_0.1, whole genome shotgun sequence genomic region, the following are encoded:
- the LOC124702498 gene encoding non-specific lipid transfer protein-like 1 isoform X2, whose protein sequence is MALTGGATSAACILVLLALATAAGAATPAPAPAVDCTAAFAGLADCLDYVTPDTKSTRPSKTCCGEVKTAVNSPSTVDCLCTAMAAKTSPLPINMTRVLALPTACGESPTVFSKCKVVPGGAGTPTKAPAPASGGAIASPPRTNAAARPAVSATILVVAATVAAPLFAFYYL, encoded by the exons ATGGCTCTCACCGGCGGAGCCACCTCCGCGGCGTGCATCCTCGTCCTCCTCGCGCTCGCCACCGCAGCTGGCGCGGCCACCCCTGCCCCGGCGCCGGCGGTGGACTGCACGGCCGCGTTCGCGGGCCTCGCAGACTGCCTCGACTACGTTACGCCCGACACCAAGTCGACCCGACCCTCCAAGACCTGCTGCGGGGAGGTCAAGACCGCCGTCAACAGCCCCTCCACCGTCGACTGCCTCTGCACCGCCATGGCGGCCAAGACATCGCCACTACCGATCAACATGACCCGGGTGCTTGCCCTCCCCACCGCCTGCGGCGAATCCCCAACCGTCTTCAGCAAGTGCAAGG TTGTGCCGGGCGGTGCAGGTACccccaccaaag CACCGGCACCAGCCAGCGGTGGTGCAATTGCTTCGCCACCAAGGACCAATGCGGCTGCGAGGCCTGCTGTCTCCGCTACCATTCTCGTggtcgcggctaccgtcgcggctCCTCTGTTCGCCTTCTATTACCTCTGA
- the LOC124702498 gene encoding non-specific lipid transfer protein-like 1 isoform X1: MALTGGATSAACILVLLALATAAGAATPAPAPAVDCTAAFAGLADCLDYVTPDTKSTRPSKTCCGEVKTAVNSPSTVDCLCTAMAAKTSPLPINMTRVLALPTACGESPTVFSKCKVVPGGAGTPTKGNALLYFCTSSTLYCILRCVPVSYLCCSVLYYDVRVCFSTSLVGHTFSNITTMNSRIYPKLFWLCWRA, encoded by the exons ATGGCTCTCACCGGCGGAGCCACCTCCGCGGCGTGCATCCTCGTCCTCCTCGCGCTCGCCACCGCAGCTGGCGCGGCCACCCCTGCCCCGGCGCCGGCGGTGGACTGCACGGCCGCGTTCGCGGGCCTCGCAGACTGCCTCGACTACGTTACGCCCGACACCAAGTCGACCCGACCCTCCAAGACCTGCTGCGGGGAGGTCAAGACCGCCGTCAACAGCCCCTCCACCGTCGACTGCCTCTGCACCGCCATGGCGGCCAAGACATCGCCACTACCGATCAACATGACCCGGGTGCTTGCCCTCCCCACCGCCTGCGGCGAATCCCCAACCGTCTTCAGCAAGTGCAAGG TTGTGCCGGGCGGTGCAGGTACccccaccaaaggtaatgctcttCTCTACTTCTGCACATCATCCACTTTGTATTGCATTCTTCGATGCGTGCCCGTTTCTTATCTTTGTTGTTCTGTTTTGTACTATGATGTGCGTGTCTGTTTCAGTACTAGCCTAGTAGGACATACGTTTAGTAACATTACTACGATGAACTCACGCATCTACCCAAAGCTTTTTTGGCTTTGTTGGAGAGCATGA